The genomic stretch ATCACCGGGCAACCCGCGGCGAGTGCCGAGGCGGTGTCGCCGCCCGCGACCGAGAAGGCGAGCGGGAAGTTGGAGGCGCCGAACACCGTCACCGGCCCCAGCGGCACCATGCGCAGCCGCAGGTCGGGCTTGGGCGCGGGCTGGCGATCGGGGATTGCGTGATCGATGCGCGCGCGCAGATATTCGCCGAGGCGGATTTCCTTCGCGAACAGCCGCATCTGGCCCGCAGTACGCCCGCGCTCGCCGGTCAGCCGCGCCTTGGGCAGGCCGCTCTCGACCATCGCACGCTCGACCAGTTCGTCGCCCAGCGCCTCGATTTCCTCGGCAATGGCTTCGAGGAATTCGGCGCGGCGTTCGCGCGGCAGGGCGGCATAGATCGGGAAAGCGGCGGCGGCGGCAGCCGTCGCGGTCGCCACGTCGTCAACCGTCGCGACGCTGAAGCGCGGCTCGATCTCGGCGCCGGTGGCGGCGGCCACGGCCTTGAAGCCGGCGCCGTCGCGCTGAACGCGCTTCGACGCGATAAAAAGATCCCCAGTCAGCGACATTCAAACTCTCCCGATCTCGATGGACGTTAGCGGTAACATGCCCGAGGGCATTTAAGGCCTGGGGGCGCCCGGTTCAATGCCGCGCGGCCTCAGCAGCACAGGCTGAGCCTGCGCCCGCGCGCCGATGGGTCGCTCGCCTCGATTGTGTCGGCGAGCCCCAGATCGACCAATTTCGCCATCGCATCATGCGCAGCCTGCGCGTCGCCGGCGGCAATCGCATCGTACACGCGCAGATGGATCGGCAGCGCGTCGTGGGGCGCGGGCAGCCGATCCTGCTTGAACGCCGTGGTAAAGGCGATCGCCGCCGCCACCCCGCGCGTCAGCGAAATGATGAAGTCGTTTCCCGATGCCTCGAGCAGCGCAAAGTGGAACTGTTCGTCGCAGCACCGTCCCTGTTCGGTCGCGAAGCTGTGCCGCGCGACACCGTCCAGCCCCGCCTTCATCCGCGCCAGCTGCGCGTCGGTCCGCCGCAACGCCGCCAGCCGCGCGGCATCGGGCTCGACGATGCGCCGCAGCTCGAACAGACTGACGATCAGTTCCGGGTCCGGCTCTCCCGAAAAGGTCCAGGCCAGCACGTCGGGATCGAGCAGCTGCCACTCGCTGCGCGGGCTGACCTGCGTGCCGATCTTGGGGCGCGAATGGACCAGGCCCTTCGCGGCGAGGATACGGATCGCCTCGCGATACGCGGTGCGCGACACGTTGAACTGGACGCTGGCGGCGATCTCGCCTTCCAGTATCTCGCCGGGCTGGAGCGCACCCGACACGATACGGATGCCCAGTTCGCGCGCGACGGTGCCGTGGAGCCGCAGCGACCGCGGCCGCGCAGGCCTGATCCGGATTTTCTTGGGGGGTGCGGGCCGAGCGTCGGTCATCCAATCCCTTGGGCAATTTTGGCGGAGACGGAGGGATTCGAACCCTCGGTAGGAGTAATCCCCCTACGGCGGTTTAGCAAACCGCTGGTTTCAGCCACTCACCCACGTCTCCGGAAAGGGCCCGAGCGGAGGCCTATAGCGAGGGTCTCTCGCGCGATCAACGGCAGAACCGCTCCAACGTGAAATCGACTCGTCTGACCGCTCCGTTCATTGCAGCGACAGGGCGGCAGGCATAGCGTGCAGCGTCTTTTGGGGGTGTTGGAATGCGTATGCGGGCGTTGATGCTATGGGCTGCCGCGGCAATGCTGGGTGTGAGCACCGCGCCCGCAATGGCGCAGATGACGACGATCGACCCGAACACCGGGATCGATTCGGACCTCCAGACAGCCCCTGCGCCGCAGGAGAGTCCCGCACCGCAGGACCCTGCCTATCCGCAGGAGCCCGCTTACCCACAGGATCAGGGCACTGCCTATCGCCCGCCGCAGCGCGACACCGCGCCGGCCCGCGATCCGCAGGCGCCCGCCACCGCCGCCACCACGCGCGAACGGGCGACCGACACCTTCCAGCATGACGATCTGATCGGCGCAGCCGAGGGGGTGTTCGGCAAGGGCGCGTCGGGGCTTGCCGGGATCATCGAGAATATCCTGAAGGAACAGGGCGAACCCAATGCCTATATCGCCGGGCGCGAGGCGTCGGGCGCGATCGGGATCGGGCTGCGCTACGGCTCGGGCGAGATGTTCCACAAGGTCGAGGGCAACCGCAAAGTCTATTGGACCGGCCCCTCGGTCGGCTTCGACCTGGGCGGCGATGCGAACAAGGTGTTCGTGCTCGTGTACAACCTGTTCGACTCACAGGATTTGTACAAGCGCTTCCCCGCGGGCGAGGGCCGCGTCTATTTCGTCGGCGGCTTCTCGGCGAGCTATATGCGCAGCGGCGACGTCGTGCTGATCCCGGTGCGGCTCGGCGTCGGCTGGCGGCTCGGGATCAACGCGGGGTATATGAAGTTCAGCGAGAAGAAGAAGTGGATGCCGTTCTGATCGCGCATCCCCGCGCGGGCGGCTGAGGCCTCGCGCCTCAGCCGAATTCCACGGCCTCGAACCGCACCGGTGCGCCGAT from Sphingomonas hengshuiensis encodes the following:
- a CDS encoding FadR/GntR family transcriptional regulator; protein product: MTDARPAPPKKIRIRPARPRSLRLHGTVARELGIRIVSGALQPGEILEGEIAASVQFNVSRTAYREAIRILAAKGLVHSRPKIGTQVSPRSEWQLLDPDVLAWTFSGEPDPELIVSLFELRRIVEPDAARLAALRRTDAQLARMKAGLDGVARHSFATEQGRCCDEQFHFALLEASGNDFIISLTRGVAAAIAFTTAFKQDRLPAPHDALPIHLRVYDAIAAGDAQAAHDAMAKLVDLGLADTIEASDPSARGRRLSLCC
- a CDS encoding DUF1134 domain-containing protein; translated protein: MRALMLWAAAAMLGVSTAPAMAQMTTIDPNTGIDSDLQTAPAPQESPAPQDPAYPQEPAYPQDQGTAYRPPQRDTAPARDPQAPATAATTRERATDTFQHDDLIGAAEGVFGKGASGLAGIIENILKEQGEPNAYIAGREASGAIGIGLRYGSGEMFHKVEGNRKVYWTGPSVGFDLGGDANKVFVLVYNLFDSQDLYKRFPAGEGRVYFVGGFSASYMRSGDVVLIPVRLGVGWRLGINAGYMKFSEKKKWMPF